CAGTGGCTGGGTGGCATACTTCAGTTTGATCTCAGGTTCCTGGGGTTCTACGATGGGAACGGCTTGTTTGGTTTTCCGCTTCCTTGGCTGCGCCCCaggcttccttctctccctcctttgccTCTGCTTTTTTGGCTTTGGCTCTCCATCTGCAGAACCTTCTGGTATCTGAGGGGGCTGTGGGGGGGGAGGCGGTGGCTGCTGTTGTTTCTTCTGCTTATTCACACTACCAATGGGTCTCCCCTTCTTCTTTCCTGATGGGAAATAACCCTTTGGGGGGAAACTCTCCTGTTTGGGGGAAATCGTTACTgtatcattctctttctcttcagccTTGGGGTTTGCCTCAGGGGCCAATATGCCTGCTGGAGGTACATTCTTTGAGTCAGGATAGATTAAAGGTGCTGTCCCGCCCAGGGAACCATCTGGTCTCCCTTGGTTACTCCCAGGCTTCTGTGAGGTTGCAGATGTCATGGCACCAGGGGGTTCCTTTCCAGCAGTAACCCCGTCTGGGTGCATCTCCGTCTTCACTTTGTCGTCCCCACTGCCACGCCACTCCTCCGAAGACCGTGCGACAGGCTTTTCTATGCTCAACTCCTGGTCTGCTGGACAGACAAGGTCAGATACCACCTcaccttttctcttctccatctcagcaTCCTGAGCAGCAACACTCCCACCTTCGGGAGGGCCGCTCTTCAAAGACAGGATGTCATCGAGAGTGACCGTGTCTCCCCCAGCCTCCGCACTGTTCGAGGATGCACTCCTCCTAATGTTTGGGGATGTGATCTTCTGAACGATAGCTTCCAACTTCAATCCCCGTCCTTTCCGTGGGGGCAGTATTTTGGTCTTAGCAGGACTTGTGAGGGTAACAGCAGGGCAGTTTCTACTATCTGGACTTGGAAGCTCCTTGGAGGATTCTCTCTTAGGGATGGACTTGATCTCCTGACTGTGGGAGAGATGGGCATAGGAATTGAACGCTTTATCAGTGCCTTCTTTTGATGGATGAAGGAGGCGCCCTTTATCTTCAGTGTTGCTATTCTTCACATCTTGTGACTGTCTCTTACTGGGAATGGGAGAGATAAAAGAACGGACACGCCTCCTCATGATTAAGGGGTTTTGAGAAGAATGATCCTCTTGCCCTGGAAGCCTTAGCATAACATTACTGGGTTTGGATGACTGTGTAGACTCAGCTAGCCCATGTCCGTCAGTCTCGTGGGGTGGTCCATACCTTTTCTGATTGGACATTCCTGGTGGACCGCTGCTTTTGGCTGGAGAAGTTTGCCGAGAAAGATCCCAACAAGATTCTTGTTGTAATTTCTGGGAGCCATGCTTCAATTCAATGCCTTTGTTAGAAAGACCATCACTAGACATGAGGCAGCGTCCACCTTCCTGACCGCTGGGGTCATGGTAAGTCCCCATCGGTGGGCCATACATCATGCCATCTTTGTCATTCTTCAGAGGGCTCCGCACTCGGTCAAGAAACTGCTGCTGCCTTGGGCTCTTCCGGGGTCCCTCCTGCCTGTGCTGTGCCGCAGCGATGACTCCCTGAGCAGAACTGCTGCTCCAGTCTTTATATTCCTCTTGTTGCTGTTGGTACATCTGTCTCTTATAATGGAGCTGAGAATTCAAGCCTGCACTGGGGTCTCCATAAGCATGAGCCCGAGTGTTTGCATGATAAGCAGAGGCCAGGCTTTCTGAGTTGGGAGAAAAGGGAGCATGCAAAGAACTCCTATTGGCCCTCTCTGAAAAGGTCACGTGTGGGTTCATATGATGAGGGTCTCCCCCTGggcctctgctcctcccaggaGACATCTTCAACTTTTCTGAAAAGTCATGATACTGAGAAGGGGACCGACCTCTCATGCCCTCCCGACCACCAACTCTGCCAGGGACCCGCCGCATTGGCGTGGGTCTGCCGTCCTGGGGGCCATAGTCTGAGATGGAATCATGAGCTGCTGCTCCAGGGCTGGCGTTGCCTCGGTAAGACTCATGCTTGATGCTAGTAGGGTGGCAGTGGTCTCCAGATTTCTTGTTGTTGAAACTAGCTTGGGATTTGGATTGTTCAAAGTCTTCCTCTTTTATCTGCCCACTCTGGGATTTCAGCTTTGTTTCCACGGACACCAACCCACCTGGAAGAATGACCGACTGACTTAAACTTGGATTGAGACGTTCATTCCTCCCAAGTCTGGTGTCAGCACCCATGTGCCCCAGTGAGTGAGCCCCTGGGTCCCTGACAATCTGTCTTAGTGGAGAAATATCACAGATCACTGATCTTCTTTCAGAGAGGGAACCCCCAGGCTCATGGGCTGACGACTGAGGCtctatttcaaattttctggGAATTGGATAGTCAGCCAAATTGATCTGTTTCATTTCAGGAGCTGTGCCACTTGATTTCCTTTCCCAGGGGCCCCAGTGGGGGTTTTCCAATAGGGATCCAATGCTTTTGTTCAAAAGACCCCTGCTAGCCAATTCATTGGTTTGACTAACTAAGACATTGGGCCTCGTGGCTCCTTCTAGGCCAGCAGCCATGCCCTGGTGCTCCTGAGTACTCCTGGAATATCTCCTgtcagggtggtggtggtaacCCTGAAGCACTTcctgcaggaggctggggaaCTTCTCATTTCTACCCTTTCGCTCCCCATGGCCAGTGAAGTCCCCCTTATCTTGTCCTGTAGGATACTGAGGAAAGCCACTGACATTTCTTGGCACGGCTGACCCAAAACTATCTTTGTAACTATAGCGCAGGCTTCCAGGAGATTTGCTAGGCTCAGTTCTGCTGATAAAACCAGAGCCCGCGGCAGAGTGCCCGGTCTGGCCATTTCCCTCTCCGTTGTGGTTGGAGTTATTATCTCCATTCTTGTTTCCTTTactccctcctccaggaggctCTGGCTGTGGAAGTGACGTGTGACCGGTTTCCTTTGTCCCACCAGTGCTGGGTGGCCTTTGAGTGGCTGCAGGATCATCCTCTTGGGAGCCTTTTTCTTGTCCACCAGGCTTCTCTACCCGACTTGTCATGGCTTCCCGGGAGACAATCACCCCAACTGTCTTCTCATTGACTTTTGGGTTGCCGTCGGATGACAATGGTGTGTCCTTAGCACCTGGTGAGGCTGTCTCTTCTCTGGCTGCAGGACTGGCACTGAGTCTGGGGGCTTCGTTCTGAGTGCCCTGTGCTGGTGAGGAGCCCGCTTTCTCTGAGGCTCCACCCTTGTAGGTGGTGTCAGAGCTGGTGCTCTGGCCACTTAGCTGCCTCACCCTCTCACCTTGATCCTCAGAACTGCTGGAGCAGCCTCCATCCAACGACTCTGCCATAGGGGACTTCAGTTGTTCTTCAGCCTGTGAGGAGCCTTCGGAGTTTGTACAGCTGTCTGCTTTCTTAGAAGAGGAGGGCCTCTTGGAGGTCTTCTTCTGAGGTGTCAGGGCATCAGAAAGTAGCATGTGCTGAACAGTATTAGGAAGATTGGCCACTTGAGTACTCAGGGCACTCAAACTACTCAACCCAGGATCTGTCAGCCGCTTTTCTGGCACCCCTTCTAGTCCAAACCCTTTGAAGCCTGCAGCATGAGAATTAGGACTGGGCATCATTGATGGGGTTGGGCTGAGCTGAGGCATCAGCTGCAGAATTCTGTTTCTCGAACCCATGGGCACATTGCCTTGCCCACACTGGAGATTCTCCCCACTCTGCATAAGAGGAGATGGGGTAGAGCTACAGCTTGGAGACTGAACCACGGAGGCAGCTGGGGAAGGGTTAGAAATGGGGCTGAAGTTCTGGTGAAACTGCATGGGGGACCTCACAGGAACCTCAGGCTGGCTGTACTGCGCCACCTGGCCTTGCAGGGGCATCTTGGCGGCACTGTTGGTGTACTGCATCACGTGCTGAGgggggtgctgctgctgctgctgctgcggctgtggctgctgctgctgctgctgctgctgctgctgcccctgctgctgcccctgctgaGTCCCTTGCGAAATCTTGGCCTGTTCAAAGTTCTTCATAGATTGAGGCTGATAGCTGTAATTCGACTGTGTTCCATAAGCCTGTGCATTAGAACCCACATTATGTCCCTCGTACTGGGATCCGGCATTCACACTGTAACTGCCATCATAGCTCTGTCCAGACTGGCTGAAACGCTGTggtgaagggaaggaggaagaggaggaggcggcggcagaAGACTGGTAGTGTTGGCCAAACTGGCCCACTCTTAACTGGTAGCCAGCAGCGGAGGCTGGCAGAGTTGAGGGCCGCTGCATTGGCTGCAGATGGGACGAGCCAGATGCTGGCTGGCCGGTGGCTTGTGGCAGAGGCTGATGGGACTGGTAGAGCTGTTGTCTCAGCTGCTgcacttgctgctgctgctgctgctgctggctggaAGGCTGCTGGTACTGAGCACTCCCTGGGGAGAAAGGCCCCGTGTAATCCTGCTGATAATGAGACACACCACCAAGGGCAGAGTGCTGTGCTGGAAACTGGCCCACATGACCCTCACTCCCATACTGATTGCCGAAGCTGCTCCCCTGGGGGGGTCCATAGCTCTGCACAGGCCCAGAAGGCCTtcgctggggaggctgtggagttCCTGTCGCCACAGGGTCTTTGTTGCCTGCCATGTAGTAAAAGTCTCCAGTCTCTTTCCTGAAACCCTGGTAGCCTTGATGGCCAGAGGTTTCACTAGCCATTGCTGCAGCCGCCGCTGCTGTTCCCCGTCGTCCACCACcactgctgccgccgctgccgctgctgccacCACCTGCACCCCCAAAATTCTGGAACATCTGGGCCTGACGAGGGCTGAATTCTTCTATCCGGGATGAGCCGTGTACCTCCTGTGGGTAGCTCTGCTGGTTTCCGTGGTAACTGCTTTGCTCCCGAAAGGACTGCATACTGTTCAGCAGCACAGCAGCAGGCCAACAGCCCTCCtggaaatgaagaagagaaagaaaaatatcagacatGAATCTCCTCAATACAACTAAAATTAAGTCTAGAGATGGAGGGGACACAATAATTCAGATGCCCAGGTGAATCTGACTAGTTTGAATTTCATCTCCTTTAATCCATTTCTGAAGAAGtaaataagcagagaaatggCCTAAAGAGTGAGTTAGGAGTCTATGGTAGTATGAAAAGAAACACTCCGTGTAAACACAAATTCAATACGATAAAAACATCACATTAGATAAATGAGCCTCAAAATTCAACTGGGTTAAAGTGTGGAGCTGTATTATTACTATCAATAAAAAAACAGCAATTTCAAAATAAGTCTTCCAGTTATGGCGAGGGAGGGGCGAGAAAAAAAACACTTCCATTTATTTGCTTTCATGTATTATTGTATTGGACTGATCATTGAACTGAGAGTCTCACATAGTGATAAGCAGTCACACCACTGGCCTACCCCTCCCCGACTCTGAGAACAGAAGTCAGCCCCTTATCCCCAAATGCATGGTACTACAGGTTTACTGTACTACAGATACCTGTGACGATGGGTGATCCCGGGAACTCAACTCTTTATCACTGCATGGACTCCTTACTGCTGCAGTCAGCCACACAATCTGAGTGGTTAACCTCTTAACACATAATGATGTGCAAGGCCCCCTGCAACCCCGCATCCTCATTCCCAGGTACAAAGGGCTAGGCAGCATAAGCCAGAGTAGCAGTGACTATTCTTCTAGATCCTTTCTAGAGGTTTGCAAGGAGTTTTAGCACCTCTAACCCTCATTAGAGTTTTTGACTTGCCAATCTAGTATTTACAAAGTTATTACTGAATTGGCCTATGAAAGAGGGAACTGAAATCATCACATAGGGGGACAGCAAAAGATAGAGGAAAATAATGATTCATGAAGCCTAGGACCCAGACTTTTCCCAAAGTCATCTGATTAGGTCAACACCTTGCAACACTTTTGCTAATGTAATTGGCGTGTAATGCAATGCTCCTCTCAAACAATTAATCGAGAGCTGATTTTATGTTGCCTTTTGCCTCAGCCCATCTCAGAGTCAGAGATGAAAAAGGCAAGGCCAAACTGCTCCAAATGACTTTGAAgtaattctttcaaaaaagaagttaTGAAACACACATGGGCTAGGGTAAGTTATGACAAAGTTTTCCCACAATGGCTTATGAAACTAGTTTCCTAATTCCCTCTCAGAGGAAGCTGAGAAAGGAGTTGCGGGCAGGAAAGTCAGTGATCCTTTTAAAGGATTCCTTATCTCCAAGCCCTGCAGTGGCTCCCCATCTCATCCCAACTCATAACCTCCCCGACCTTCTCTACCACTCTCTGCTCTAGTCCGGTTGTCTCTTTGCTTCTGGGATGGGCCACCAGCATTTCTACACAGGAACTTTGCTCTTGCCAGTGATGCTCCTCCTCCATAGCCACTTGGCTGGCCCCTTTACTTCCTTCCAGTCTCTGGGCAAATGTCACTTGATCATTAAGGCCTTCCCCTGGCCATCCTATTAAAAAACAGCTAAATCTACACCCTCGCCCTGGCTTTCCcgctctcccttccctgctttatcTCCTCCCCAGTATTTATTCCCAACAGGCAAAGATATGCTACTTAGGTACTGTCCTTCCCCCTTGCCCACAAGAAAGTAAACTTCCTTGTGCCTTGCTGTAACCCTAATGTCATTAACAAAGGAAGgagcacacagcaagcactctGTAAAGCATGAGATGCACAAGAACTAGGCTGCAGAGAACCAGGCTAGACCTTCCATACTCAGAAGTGGTGGTGTGGTGGTGAGATGAGGGAAGTGCAAGAAGAGAAAACGGACTAGGACTGATCTGAAAGCAAAGCTAGATGATGCCCAAGACTCTGCCTATAAAATTCTCCAGTTCCGGGGCAAAAAACCCAATTTAAGTCCACATGAGAGCTGTGAGGAGACTTCAGAAAGTTAACATGGATCACAGCTGAAGATGGTCAGTAGCGCCAAACTCTGAAAGCTTGATCTACTTCTTCCTGAAATATCTGAAGTCTAAAACAGCTAGACAAGAGTCTACTACTTTGAAATTAAGTTTGATTATATAATTACATGACCCAAAGTCACCTTTAAACATTCAAGCACAAATAATCTCAGAATCTAAACGAAACCGCTTCTCATCCCTTCAAAACACCTCTGCACAGACGGCTACCTTCTGCGTTGCAGTGAATCTGCGGGGCAGTGGGTAACGGCACTGCCTCGGTTACTGTAACGCTTGCTCCGATCCCAGTACTTTACACCCACTaactcactgtgtcctcacaacACCAGTATCCTCATCTTCCAGAGATGGAAACTGGAGCAGAGTCACAAGGCTCTGTGGGGCTGAGGGCCTGCCCCTTCAGGCCGTGCTTTTTACACTACACCACCCAGAGGATCTAAGATGCGGTCAGTGACAGCTGCCACTTGTCCTGTCAGAGGTCAGCCTTGAAAGTGGGTGGCCCCTCCAACAATACTTTGAAGTAGGCgccttctctgcttccctctcacAAGGACCACCCGCCAGGACCTGCCCACTAAGCCACTTAGGGTAAGTTGGCAACTACCTCAGTAACAAAGACTGTGGAGAATGATTCTGTCCACACGGGCATTTTCCGTTTGTGATTTGCTTCTACCCTCGCTCTCAGTACCAAGGGCTTTCTCTACACCATAAAAGGCGGCCAATGGTTAAACTGAACAAAGACTAATCCTGGCAGTTTAATGAAAGACTTCCTTAAGAAATTTTGCTTCTGTAAATAAAATCAGGCTTCTGAAAAATCCAAGTGTACAATGTTGCCACTTGCTCCAAGATTTTCCTAAACAGGAGCTGCCAAGAACTAAAGAACCCTTTAACATCAGCACTTTTGGCCTCAGGCTACCTGGTTCCTGAGAGAATCCCATCTCCAGAGAGGCAGACGGATTTAGGTTCAATTCCTTCAGAGGTCTGTCCTCAGCCCTGCTCTGGAGACTTCCTGTCCCAAGTGATGCCCTCCTCCCTGCTGTTACAGTTCTGGTTTATGGACTAGACGGCAAAAAATTCACAGCCAGACGCCTTTGGCAGGGTACTAGTGAGGTTAAATACTCTTAGTACACATGAAGTATCTGCTCACCAGCAAGTGGGAGCAAGTTCTTCTCTTTTAGGAGTCTCAGGTAAAGCAATTAGGAAAACCAAGTATACCAGCTATTGAAAATGCAAACCCAGAGTATTTTAATGTTAGCATTAGTGTACAAAATAAGCTACTAATAGGAATCATTCTAATATTATCCCATCATTCAAAAAAACCAAGGCATCAGTGTAATCAGTTTTAAAGAATTGTGATTAATAATGACAAGTGCCTGAATTTCCTTGTTTGCATAAGTACAGATATAGTAAAGAAAATCTGACACTCCAAAAGAAGTCAGTCAGCCATAAGGAATTTGTATACATACTCCGAAAAAGAGGTTTACCAATGAACATCCCTCTCCAATGCTCCCTTCCCTggttttctcccattttcctaGCCTTCTTGGTGGCTTCAGAAGGGCAGTGGAGGCACAACGACAAGGTCCAGAACTTAATACCTTTATATTCTACGGTCCAGACTCCACACACCGACCTCACGACAACCACTTTTTCCCGCCTGCAGCCGCGCTCTCCATCCTATCCCAGGGCCAAGAACCTGCCTCTCATAGAAAGCCAACGTAAGCTTTCTTTGTCcttattccttccttcttatGTCCAACATCATCCCACTCCCCAATCCACTGCCTTCTCCACAAAGCTCCAAACTGTCTTCAAGACAGTTTCCTTGAGAGATCTTTTCAAGCACCtgcttcctctttcatttcaggtttaaatttgtattttctgcttATTCTCCTTCCTTGCCTTGAAAAAAATGCTTCAACCCACATAATATTAACAACATGTATGCTTCTAGTTATGGCCCTTGATGGATTATTCTGCTTGCCCTCCAACCTTACTCCTCACCCATCTCCACCATACTCTCTACACCCTGGGAGAGGGCGCCACACGGACTGTCAAAGAGGTGCCACTGCCCCTCTGGCTTCTGGCCCAGTTggctggcagaggcaggaggaggctaAGAAGGAAGAATTTACTCTCCTGGCTCCCACCCTGCAGTCACTGAGATGGTCCACCAATGGTCAGGCTCCGGTTGGCAACCTAACCAGCCACCTTCTACAGGCTCTTAAGAATGGCTTCCTCCTCTTGCGTTCCAGGCTCGGGGGTAGTAACAAACTCCTGCTACTGCTAGCCTAGGAGACGCCACTCTCTCCACTCTGTCCCCAAACTCTGCTCACTCTTTGTTAACAGTCCCCGTTCTGCACTGTGGACAACTCAGCAGCACTGTGATTACCCTCTTTCTAAGTTCTCCTCTGCAGATTGGAAGCTGGGCACTACCTTTCCAGAACCCACTTTCCAGCATAGTCTGGATTAGAGTTTGCAGAGAAGCACAAGAGAGatttgaaaaatggaagaaaaagggaGGTTAATGCTCCCAGAGGTAGCAGCAGACACAGATTCACGGTGGCTTCCCCAGGACTTCATGAGAAAATCACTCACTGTGGTGAGATGATTGGCAGCAGCTTCCCTGACCTTCCCAATCCCAGTTCTTCCAACAGTTGGGTAAATCCTTAACTCCTCCATCAAAACTCTTCATAGCTGGAACAGAAAGCTTCCCTTTGCCTGAATGAAACAAACGCTCCTTAAATTACCCAGTCTGAGAGTGCCATCTGTTTCCTACCAGGACCCTGACTAATACCATTCTTTTCTCATTCCTAGGATTTCAGAGTAGAATATTGTCACTTGGGATGTGAGAGACCTCTATTTTGTACAATATACCAGAGGGACTAAATCCTCccacaacaaaatacctagaaatgtcAGACAAAATGCATAGCAAAGCTGCAAGAAAGTAAGAAATGCCCAGGGTTCAAAATTGGTTGGGACTCTGACCACCAGTGATGGAGTGGGTGGGTTTGCAGGACTTACTAACCACACTTTAATGGTTTTAATGACCACACAGGGACAGAAGACAAGGCCTCCAGCCCTCTTTTGGTGGTACTGGGGAGACGGAACAGTCACTTTTGCAAGACTCTAGGCAGTATCACTTGTGGCTGGATTAATTTCAATAAAGATGACAAAATATGTTTTTAGGCAGAAACCAACTCATTCTCAATGACAAAAATGTTTTCAACTGACCAAACTCCCCATCTGACCCCAAGGAGAACCACGATCATCTCTTGGATACCCTCAGCAAGAAGTttcataataaccccaaactCATCTCTTCCTTAACTTTGTATTTAAGATGTACCCAATCCTGCAACTTCTCCAACTTTCTGTATTTGCCCTTTACCTCTCCAGCCCTGTCACTGCCATTTTCATCTTTCTTGGACTAGAACAACATTTCCAGAAGTTCTCTTTCCCAGAACCAATCACCTGAAACAGCTCTTCTTCACCTGCCATTTTGACAGCATAGCCTCCCACATGGTTTGAAGCTCTCTGGCATCTTCCCAACCCAATTTCTGCTCCTCTCCACCCTCTCATACCTGCTACTAAGAGCTCCTGAAATGTGACCTTTTCCATAAGTCTTCTTAAAGCAGATTATTTGTTGGCTTTTCTCTGTTAATAAAAACAACTTAGTAAAGTGCATTTACCTTTAACCACTATCTAAAGGTATGTGCTGttgatataataataattaccatttattctatgtgtcaggcactgggtgattttacatgtatttcaatttatggataaggaaaaaaaaaccctgataaaTTATGTAATTTGCCA
This sequence is a window from Camelus ferus isolate YT-003-E chromosome 12, BCGSAC_Cfer_1.0, whole genome shotgun sequence. Protein-coding genes within it:
- the TCF20 gene encoding transcription factor 20 isoform X2; translated protein: MQSFREQSSYHGNQQSYPQEVHGSSRIEEFSPRQAQMFQNFGGAGGGSSGSGGSSGGGRRGTAAAAAAMASETSGHQGYQGFRKETGDFYYMAGNKDPVATGTPQPPQRRPSGPVQSYGPPQGSSFGNQYGSEGHVGQFPAQHSALGGVSHYQQDYTGPFSPGSAQYQQPSSQQQQQQQQVQQLRQQLYQSHQPLPQATGQPASGSSHLQPMQRPSTLPASAAGYQLRVGQFGQHYQSSAAASSSSSFPSPQRFSQSGQSYDGSYSVNAGSQYEGHNVGSNAQAYGTQSNYSYQPQSMKNFEQAKISQGTQQGQQQGQQQQQQQQQQPQPQQQQQQHPPQHVMQYTNSAAKMPLQGQVAQYSQPEVPVRSPMQFHQNFSPISNPSPAASVVQSPSCSSTPSPLMQSGENLQCGQGNVPMGSRNRILQLMPQLSPTPSMMPSPNSHAAGFKGFGLEGVPEKRLTDPGLSSLSALSTQVANLPNTVQHMLLSDALTPQKKTSKRPSSSKKADSCTNSEGSSQAEEQLKSPMAESLDGGCSSSSEDQGERVRQLSGQSTSSDTTYKGGASEKAGSSPAQGTQNEAPRLSASPAAREETASPGAKDTPLSSDGNPKVNEKTVGVIVSREAMTSRVEKPGGQEKGSQEDDPAATQRPPSTGGTKETGHTSLPQPEPPGGGSKGNKNGDNNSNHNGEGNGQTGHSAAGSGFISRTEPSKSPGSLRYSYKDSFGSAVPRNVSGFPQYPTGQDKGDFTGHGERKGRNEKFPSLLQEVLQGYHHHPDRRYSRSTQEHQGMAAGLEGATRPNVLVSQTNELASRGLLNKSIGSLLENPHWGPWERKSSGTAPEMKQINLADYPIPRKFEIEPQSSAHEPGGSLSERRSVICDISPLRQIVRDPGAHSLGHMGADTRLGRNERLNPSLSQSVILPGGLVSVETKLKSQSGQIKEEDFEQSKSQASFNNKKSGDHCHPTSIKHESYRGNASPGAAAHDSISDYGPQDGRPTPMRRVPGRVGGREGMRGRSPSQYHDFSEKLKMSPGRSRGPGGDPHHMNPHVTFSERANRSSLHAPFSPNSESLASAYHANTRAHAYGDPSAGLNSQLHYKRQMYQQQQEEYKDWSSSSAQGVIAAAQHRQEGPRKSPRQQQFLDRVRSPLKNDKDGMMYGPPMGTYHDPSGQEGGRCLMSSDGLSNKGIELKHGSQKLQQESCWDLSRQTSPAKSSGPPGMSNQKRYGPPHETDGHGLAESTQSSKPSNVMLRLPGQEDHSSQNPLIMRRRVRSFISPIPSKRQSQDVKNSNTEDKGRLLHPSKEGTDKAFNSYAHLSHSQEIKSIPKRESSKELPSPDSRNCPAVTLTSPAKTKILPPRKGRGLKLEAIVQKITSPNIRRSASSNSAEAGGDTVTLDDILSLKSGPPEGGSVAAQDAEMEKRKGEVVSDLVCPADQELSIEKPVARSSEEWRGSGDDKVKTEMHPDGVTAGKEPPGAMTSATSQKPGSNQGRPDGSLGGTAPLIYPDSKNVPPAGILAPEANPKAEEKENDTVTISPKQESFPPKGYFPSGKKKGRPIGSVNKQKKQQQPPPPPPQPPQIPEGSADGEPKPKKQRQRRERRKPGAQPRKRKTKQAVPIVEPQEPEIKLKYATQPLDKTDAKNKSFFPYIHVVNKCELGAVCTIINAEEEEQTKLVRGRKGQRSLTPPPSSTESKALPASSFMLQGPVVTESSVMGHLVCCLCGKWASYRNMGDLFGPFYPQDYAATLPKNPPPKRATEMQSKVKVRHKSASNGSKTDTEEEEEQQQQKEQRSLATHPRFKRRHRSEDCGGGPRSLSRGLPCKKATTEGSSEKTALDSKPSVSTTSEGGPELELQIPELPLDSNEFWVHEGCILWANGIYLVCGRLYGLQEALEIAREMKCSHCQEAGATLGCYNKGCSFRYHYPCAIDADCLLHEENFSVRCPKHKVRLWR
- the TCF20 gene encoding transcription factor 20 isoform X3; this translates as MQSFREQSSYHGNQQSYPQEVHGSSRIEEFSPRQAQMFQNFGGAGGGSSGSGGSSGGGRRGTAAAAAAMASETSGHQGYQGFRKETGDFYYMAGNKDPVATGTPQPPQRRPSGPVQSYGPPQGSSFGNQYGSEGHVGQFPAQHSALGGVSHYQQDYTGPFSPGSAQYQQPSSQQQQQQQQVQQLRQQLYQSHQPLPQATGQPASGSSHLQPMQRPSTLPASAAGYQLRVGQFGQHYQSSAAASSSSSFPSPQRFSQSGQSYDGSYSVNAGSQYEGHNVGSNAQAYGTQSNYSYQPQSMKNFEQAKISQGTQQGQQQGQQQQQQQQQQPQPQQQQQQHPPQHVMQYTNSAAKMPLQGQVAQYSQPEVPVRSPMQFHQNFSPISNPSPAASVVQSPSCSSTPSPLMQSGENLQCGQGNVPMGSRNRILQLMPQLSPTPSMMPSPNSHAAGFKGFGLEGVPEKRLTDPGLSSLSALSTQVANLPNTVQHMLLSDALTPQKKTSKRPSSSKKADSCTNSEGSSQAEEQLKSPMAESLDGGCSSSSEDQGERVRQLSGQSTSSDTTYKGGASEKAGSSPAQGTQNEAPRLSASPAAREETASPGAKDTPLSSDGNPKVNEKTVGVIVSREAMTSRVEKPGGQEKGSQEDDPAATQRPPSTGGTKETGHTSLPQPEPPGGGSKGNKNGDNNSNHNGEGNGQTGHSAAGSGFISRTEPSKSPGSLRYSYKDSFGSAVPRNVSGFPQYPTGQDKGDFTGHGERKGRNEKFPSLLQEVLQGYHHHPDRRYSRSTQEHQGMAAGLEGATRPNVLVSQTNELASRGLLNKSIGSLLENPHWGPWERKSSGTAPEMKQINLADYPIPRKFEIEPQSSAHEPGGSLSERRSVICDISPLRQIVRDPGAHSLGHMGADTRLGRNERLNPSLSQSVILPGGLVSVETKLKSQSGQIKEEDFEQSKSQASFNNKKSGDHCHPTSIKHESYRGNASPGAAAHDSISDYGPQDGRPTPMRRVPGRVGGREGMRGRSPSQYHDFSEKLKMSPGRSRGPGGDPHHMNPHVTFSERANRSSLHAPFSPNSESLASAYHANTRAHAYGDPSAGLNSQLHYKRQMYQQQQEEYKDWSSSSAQGVIAAAQHRQEGPRKSPRQQQFLDRVRSPLKNDKDGMMYGPPMGTYHDPSGQEGGRCLMSSDGLSNKGIELKHGSQKLQQESCWDLSRQTSPAKSSGPPGMSNQKRYGPPHETDGHGLAESTQSSKPSNVMLRLPGQEDHSSQNPLIMRRRVRSFISPIPSKRQSQDVKNSNTEDKGRLLHPSKEGTDKAFNSYAHLSHSQEIKSIPKRESSKELPSPDSRNCPAVTLTSPAKTKILPPRKGRGLKLEAIVQKITSPNIRRSASSNSAEAGGDTVTLDDILSLKSGPPEGGSVAAQDAEMEKRKGEVVSDLVCPADQELSIEKPVARSSEEWRGSGDDKVKTEMHPDGVTAGKEPPGAMTSATSQKPGSNQGRPDGSLGGTAPLIYPDSKNVPPAGILAPEANPKAEEKENDTVTISPKQESFPPKGYFPSGKKKGRPIGSVNKQKKQQQPPPPPPQPPQIPEGSADGEPKPKKQRQRRERRKPGAQPRKRKTKQAVPIVEPQEPEIKLKYATQPLDKTDAKNKSFFPYIHVVNKCELGAVCTIINAEEEEQTKLVRGRKGQRSLTPPPSSTESKALPASSFMLQGPVVTESSVMGHLVCCLCGKWASYRNMGDLFGPFYPQDYAATLPKNPPPKRATEMQSKVKVRHKSASNGSKTDTEEEEEQQQQKEQRSLATHPRFKRRHRSEDCGGGPRSLSRGLPCKKATTEGSSEKTALDSKPSVSTTSEGGPELELQIPELPLDSNEFWVHEGCILWANGIYLVCGRLYGLQEALEIAREMKCSHCQEAGATLGCYNKGCSFRYHYPCAIDADCLLHEENFSVRCPKHKPPLPCPLPPLQNKTAKGSLSTEQSERG